From Actinomycetes bacterium, the proteins below share one genomic window:
- a CDS encoding DUF4193 family protein → MATDYDQPRDKEATEAEEAESLEALRSQAASKTIVLDVDDSNQLEDLELPGADLSGESLVVAVVPAQKDEFRCERCFLVVHKSQRATPGVDVCRDCA, encoded by the coding sequence GTGGCGACCGACTACGACCAGCCGCGCGACAAGGAGGCGACCGAGGCCGAGGAGGCCGAGTCGCTCGAGGCGCTGCGCAGCCAGGCCGCCAGCAAGACCATCGTGCTGGACGTCGACGACTCCAACCAGCTCGAGGACCTCGAGCTGCCCGGCGCCGACCTGTCCGGGGAGTCATTGGTCGTGGCCGTCGTGCCGGCCCAGAAGGACGAGTTCCGCTGCGAGCGGTGCTTCCTGGTCGTGCACAAGTCGCAGCGGGCCACCCCCGGCGTCGACGTCTGCCGCGACTGCGCGTAG
- a CDS encoding GYD domain-containing protein — protein MADLAKYLVQASYRADGSKAVLKEGASKRVGVVKAMTEGLGGSMEAFYFGFGDSDLYVLADLPDNTAAAAVAAAVWSSGALSSYQTTVLLTAEEIDAAAKMALSYRPPGS, from the coding sequence GTGGCCGACCTGGCCAAGTACCTCGTCCAAGCGTCCTACCGCGCCGACGGCAGCAAAGCAGTGCTCAAGGAGGGCGCGAGCAAGCGGGTCGGCGTCGTCAAGGCGATGACGGAAGGCCTCGGCGGCAGCATGGAGGCGTTCTACTTCGGCTTCGGCGACAGCGACCTGTACGTGCTCGCCGACCTCCCGGACAACACCGCTGCAGCCGCCGTGGCGGCAGCGGTCTGGTCGTCGGGTGCGCTCAGCAGCTACCAGACCACGGTGCTGCTGACCGCCGAGGAGATCGACGCGGCGGCGAAGATGGCCCTCTCCTACCGGCCGCCGGGCAGCTAG
- a CDS encoding CBS domain-containing protein produces MSEPTVRRRRPGLPRRRGLLLRREVAASLVSVAGLVGAPVRDSDGRDVGRLVDVVVRWDRSAYPQVSGIVVKVGFRRTFVHAADLAQVARREVQVSSTRVDLRDYERREGESLLVKDLLDHQLVDVDGARVVRAADLYLALLGQRYWVVGVDVSFRSFLRRVLPGRARSRATPERVLDFAAIQQFGLPGDPLRLRRAHRTLERLRPAELADLLEDLGRPQRQALLSMLHPDTAADALEEMTAEELELLLREVPDEQAAELLARMEPDEAVEALRDLPEEERETLLAAMPAQRAEELSRLLAYDDEVAGGIMTTSLMVLGLDETVASVRERVLEHRGDQDLVGLVVVDDDGRLVDDLSLLDLLAGDPSEPASALVAPPYPGTVTPEADLAEVVEQLTANRGASLVVVDAEGRPLGRILADDVVDALMATRSGRHWPWQVGP; encoded by the coding sequence ATGTCCGAGCCGACCGTGCGTCGTCGCCGTCCCGGCCTGCCCCGTCGTCGCGGGCTGCTGCTGCGCCGCGAGGTGGCCGCGTCGCTGGTGTCCGTCGCCGGGCTGGTGGGCGCGCCTGTGCGCGACAGCGACGGCCGCGACGTCGGCCGGCTGGTCGACGTCGTGGTGCGCTGGGACCGCAGCGCCTACCCGCAGGTGTCCGGCATCGTGGTGAAGGTCGGGTTCCGCCGCACGTTCGTGCACGCGGCCGACCTCGCGCAGGTGGCCCGCCGCGAGGTGCAGGTGTCCTCCACGCGGGTGGACCTGCGCGACTACGAGCGCCGCGAGGGCGAGTCGCTGCTGGTCAAGGACCTGCTCGACCACCAGCTGGTCGACGTGGACGGCGCCCGGGTGGTCCGCGCCGCCGACCTCTACCTGGCTCTGCTCGGCCAGCGGTACTGGGTGGTCGGCGTCGACGTGTCGTTCCGGTCGTTCCTGCGGCGGGTGCTGCCGGGACGGGCGCGCAGCCGGGCGACCCCCGAGCGGGTGCTGGACTTCGCGGCCATCCAGCAGTTCGGCCTGCCCGGGGACCCGCTGCGGCTGCGCCGGGCGCACCGGACCCTGGAGCGGCTGCGCCCGGCCGAGCTGGCCGACCTGCTCGAGGACCTCGGCCGACCGCAGCGGCAGGCCCTGCTGTCCATGCTGCACCCGGACACCGCCGCCGACGCGCTCGAGGAGATGACCGCGGAGGAGCTCGAGCTGCTGCTGCGCGAGGTGCCCGACGAGCAGGCCGCCGAGCTGCTGGCCCGGATGGAGCCGGACGAGGCCGTCGAGGCGCTGCGCGACCTGCCCGAGGAGGAGCGCGAGACGCTGCTGGCCGCCATGCCGGCCCAGCGGGCCGAGGAGCTGAGCCGCCTGCTCGCCTACGACGACGAGGTCGCGGGCGGGATCATGACCACCTCTCTCATGGTCCTCGGCCTCGACGAGACGGTGGCCTCGGTACGCGAGCGGGTGCTCGAGCACCGCGGCGACCAGGATCTCGTCGGCCTGGTCGTCGTCGACGACGACGGCCGGCTAGTCGACGACCTGTCCCTGCTCGACCTGCTCGCCGGCGACCCCTCGGAGCCGGCCAGCGCGCTGGTCGCCCCGCCCTACCCCGGCACCGTCACCCCGGAGGCCGACCTGGCCGAGGTCGTCGAGCAGCTGACCGCCAACCGCGGCGCCTCCCTGGTCGTGGTGGACGCGGAGGGCCGGCCGCTCGGGCGGATCCTCGCCGACGACGTCGTCGACGCTCTGATGGCGACCCGCAGCGGGCGGCACTGGCCGTGGCAGGTCGGCCCGTGA
- a CDS encoding divalent metal cation transporter, translating to MNTSPSASTSATAGGEAVRSVRRMRLLALFAVVGPGLIAGLSDDDPAGITTYSVLGAQFGYQLLWVLLVSTVALILFQALGARIGVVTGQGLTGLIRQKYGAPAATGAMLALLAANIGTTAAEFAGIAAGFQLFGVPKTLSVPLSALLVTTLVLRGGFRGVERVLLVLSAVFICYVGAGILANPDWAAAARGLVVPTMPLTREALIISTATLGTTLAPWGLAFIQSYAVDKRLTTNDLSLLRIDVVTGALLTGVIGFFVVVSCAATLHVHGVSINNAADAAAALEPLAGTLAKGLFAVGLIGAALLAASILPLSTAYAVSDMTGSPAALDDKIKEAPLFYATIAVVTVVGGALVLIPGAPLVTILVGTQVLNAVLLLPLLAFMHGIARDRDLMGQYRASWGAAVGYQVAIAGISVCIVALGVLSLKP from the coding sequence GTGAACACGTCGCCGTCCGCATCGACGTCCGCCACTGCGGGTGGCGAGGCGGTCCGCTCGGTCCGGCGGATGCGCCTGCTCGCGCTGTTCGCCGTCGTCGGCCCCGGCCTGATCGCCGGGCTGTCGGACGACGACCCGGCCGGCATCACCACCTACTCGGTGCTGGGCGCCCAGTTCGGCTACCAGCTGCTGTGGGTGCTGCTGGTCTCCACCGTCGCGCTGATCCTGTTCCAGGCGCTCGGCGCGCGGATCGGCGTCGTCACCGGGCAGGGGCTGACCGGGCTGATCCGGCAGAAGTACGGCGCACCCGCGGCCACCGGCGCGATGCTCGCGCTGCTGGCCGCGAACATCGGGACCACCGCCGCGGAGTTCGCCGGAATCGCCGCCGGCTTCCAGCTGTTCGGCGTCCCGAAGACCCTGTCCGTGCCGCTGTCCGCCCTGCTGGTGACCACGCTGGTGCTGCGCGGCGGGTTCCGCGGCGTGGAGCGCGTGCTGCTCGTGCTGTCCGCGGTGTTCATCTGCTACGTCGGTGCCGGGATCCTGGCCAACCCCGACTGGGCCGCCGCCGCGCGTGGCCTGGTCGTGCCCACCATGCCGCTGACCCGCGAGGCCTTGATCATCTCCACCGCCACGCTGGGCACCACCCTGGCCCCGTGGGGGCTGGCCTTCATCCAGTCCTACGCGGTGGACAAGCGGCTGACCACCAACGACCTGTCGCTGCTGCGCATCGACGTCGTCACCGGCGCGCTGCTCACCGGGGTCATCGGCTTCTTCGTCGTGGTGTCCTGCGCCGCAACGCTGCACGTGCACGGGGTGAGCATCAACAACGCCGCGGACGCCGCCGCCGCCCTGGAACCGCTAGCCGGGACGCTGGCCAAGGGGCTGTTCGCCGTCGGGCTGATCGGGGCGGCGCTGCTGGCCGCCTCGATCCTGCCGCTGTCCACCGCGTACGCCGTCAGCGACATGACCGGCAGTCCCGCCGCGCTGGACGACAAGATCAAGGAGGCGCCGCTGTTCTACGCGACGATCGCCGTGGTCACCGTCGTGGGGGGCGCCCTGGTGCTGATCCCCGGAGCACCGCTGGTCACCATCCTGGTCGGCACCCAGGTGCTCAACGCCGTCCTGCTGCTGCCGCTGCTGGCTTTCATGCACGGGATCGCCCGTGACCGCGACCTGATGGGCCAGTACCGGGCCAGCTGGGGTGCCGCGGTGGGCTACCAGGTGGCCATCGCCGGGATCAGCGTGTGCATCGTGGCCCTCGGCGTGCTGTCGCTGAAGCCCTGA